From a single Anaerolineales bacterium genomic region:
- a CDS encoding VOC family protein, with translation MPTPTSPVLQLRIALTTSDYERLVKFYCDGLGIEPSAIWNNDGGKAMMLEMGSATLELFDERQAEVIDQLEAGKRVSGEVRFALEVPELRSAMERLLANGATLVHPPVMTPWGDYNVRLQDPDGMQVTLFQVMKE, from the coding sequence ATGCCCACTCCAACCTCTCCCGTTCTCCAATTACGCATTGCGCTCACCACCAGCGACTACGAGCGGCTGGTCAAATTCTATTGCGATGGTCTCGGCATCGAACCGTCCGCGATCTGGAACAACGACGGCGGCAAAGCCATGATGCTGGAGATGGGGTCCGCCACGCTCGAACTCTTCGACGAACGGCAGGCGGAAGTGATCGATCAACTCGAAGCGGGGAAACGTGTCAGCGGGGAGGTGCGCTTCGCGCTCGAAGTGCCAGAACTGAGGTCCGCGATGGAGCGATTGCTCGCCAATGGTGCGACGCTCGTCCATCCGCCCGTGATGACTCCTTGGGGCGATTATAATGTCCGCTTGCAAGACCCGGACGGGATGCAGGTCACATTGTTTCAGGTCATGAAGGAATAA
- a CDS encoding type II CAAX endopeptidase family protein has translation MKSMQSSNKSLITFFVWAFAFSWAFWGIAVLGSLGIFTLPFPNMVLVIIGAHGPLVSSMALTYRSGGWTAVKSFLRSGFNLRLGLIWWLVIVSLPFLLAALAVQINAARSGFQPDTTLLSQPLMILPTFLMLFFLGGSFQEEFGWRGFALPRLLEKWNPLTATLILGAIWGLWHLPLFHIADTSQAYMRFDVFVVLAIAFSIFFTWFHLKTNKNLFAALLFHTAINTSISLFPTIEQRVGGNQTAFLYLMIIYVILALGLVLANRSLWLPRRKG, from the coding sequence ATGAAATCCATGCAATCATCGAACAAATCCTTAATTACTTTTTTCGTTTGGGCGTTCGCATTCTCATGGGCATTCTGGGGAATTGCCGTATTGGGCTCGCTCGGCATCTTTACACTGCCTTTCCCGAACATGGTGCTGGTCATCATCGGCGCGCACGGTCCGCTGGTATCGTCCATGGCGTTGACCTACAGATCCGGCGGATGGACAGCCGTCAAAAGTTTTCTGCGCTCCGGATTCAACCTGCGCCTCGGACTCATCTGGTGGCTGGTCATCGTATCCCTGCCGTTTTTGCTCGCCGCTCTGGCAGTGCAGATCAACGCCGCCCGCAGTGGATTTCAACCCGATACGACATTACTCTCCCAGCCGCTGATGATCCTGCCGACCTTCCTGATGCTGTTCTTCCTCGGCGGTTCCTTTCAGGAGGAATTTGGCTGGCGGGGATTTGCCCTGCCGCGCCTGCTCGAAAAATGGAATCCGCTCACTGCCACGCTTATCCTTGGCGCAATTTGGGGTTTATGGCATCTGCCGCTCTTCCACATTGCAGACACATCCCAGGCGTACATGCGTTTTGATGTGTTCGTCGTGCTGGCGATCGCCTTCAGCATTTTCTTTACATGGTTCCATTTGAAGACGAACAAAAACCTGTTCGCCGCCCTGTTATTCCACACCGCCATCAACACCTCCATTTCCCTTTTTCCTACCATCGAGCAACGAGTTGGCGGGAATCAAACCGCCTTCCTCTATTTGATGATCATCTATGTGATACTCGCGCTTGGTCTTGTTTTGGCGAACCGCTCGTTATGGCTCCCGCGGCGAAAGGGATAA
- a CDS encoding glycerol-3-phosphate acyltransferase: MEIVIDLVVIFLAYVFGSIPFGLLIVKLKTGKDLREVESGRTGGTNAMRAAGFWAGFATAMMDILKGAGAVWVAKWITPAEWVHVVTPLAAILGHNYSIFLPERDENGKFIRLRGGAGGAPSVGGAMGLYPSSILIILPLGMLTFFTIGIASVTTMAVALFAIILFAVLAAQGTLPWDYVWYGVGAELLLIWALRPNLKKLFAGQERIVKYSLNGWLRSRKEKAENGN, translated from the coding sequence ATGGAAATAGTCATTGACCTTGTGGTCATCTTTTTGGCGTATGTGTTTGGTTCGATCCCGTTCGGCTTGTTGATCGTGAAACTGAAGACCGGAAAAGATCTTCGCGAGGTGGAAAGCGGCAGGACGGGCGGTACGAACGCCATGCGCGCCGCCGGGTTTTGGGCGGGGTTCGCAACTGCCATGATGGATATATTGAAGGGTGCGGGGGCGGTGTGGGTGGCGAAATGGATCACGCCTGCGGAATGGGTGCACGTGGTCACTCCGCTGGCGGCAATTCTCGGACATAATTATTCGATATTCCTGCCGGAGCGCGATGAGAACGGGAAATTCATCCGTTTGCGCGGTGGCGCGGGCGGAGCGCCCTCGGTGGGCGGCGCGATGGGGTTGTATCCCAGTTCGATCCTGATCATCCTGCCGCTCGGTATGTTGACCTTTTTCACCATCGGCATCGCGTCTGTGACGACGATGGCGGTGGCGTTGTTCGCGATCATCCTGTTCGCGGTGCTTGCCGCGCAAGGGACGTTACCCTGGGATTATGTCTGGTATGGCGTGGGCGCGGAGTTGCTGTTGATCTGGGCACTGCGCCCGAATTTGAAGAAGTTATTCGCAGGGCAGGAACGCATTGTGAAATATAGTTTGAATGGGTGGTTGAGGTCGAGGAAAGAAAAGGCGGAGAATGGGAATTAG
- a CDS encoding M67 family metallopeptidase: protein MQSLTLSKEQLQEMTSYVNTHAPLEACGLLAGRDSRVEKIFYVRNQAQSPVRYVMDPLEQLHALEWIDDHGMDLLGIFHSHPTGPETVSPTDIAEAAYAVTYVILARMEDEWRARGFWIENDDYREVTLQITP from the coding sequence ATGCAATCCCTCACACTTTCAAAAGAACAATTGCAGGAAATGACCTCGTACGTCAACACGCACGCACCGCTGGAGGCGTGCGGTCTGCTGGCGGGACGGGACTCGCGGGTGGAAAAAATCTTCTACGTGCGCAATCAGGCACAAAGTCCGGTGCGATACGTGATGGATCCGCTCGAGCAGTTGCACGCGCTGGAATGGATCGACGATCACGGCATGGACCTGCTCGGCATCTTCCATTCGCATCCAACCGGACCTGAAACTGTCTCGCCCACCGACATCGCGGAAGCCGCCTATGCTGTGACCTACGTCATCCTCGCCCGCATGGAAGATGAGTGGCGCGCGCGCGGATTTTGGATCGAAAACGATGATTATCGCGAAGTGACCTTGCAAATAACACCGTGA